One region of Clavibacter michiganensis subsp. tessellarius genomic DNA includes:
- a CDS encoding ABC transporter ATP-binding protein: protein MDDTASALPGAAAARTAAPGPAPAAPAATPPAAPATAAPRLRAEGVTLAYDRRVISEALDVDVPDGSFTVIVGPNACGKSTLLRALSRLLAPTAGSVLLDDRPLASYRAKEAARIIGLLPQSAIAPDGITVADLVARGRFPHQNLIRQWTASDEDAVQRAMDDTGVADLADRHVDELSGGQRQRVWVAMALAQQTPVLLLDEPTTFLDIAHQIELLDLLADLHRGGSTIVAVLHDLNHAARYADHLIVMGDGRVVASGAPREIVTAELVEEVFGLPCLVIDDPVSHTPLIVPRGGRWA, encoded by the coding sequence GTGGACGACACCGCATCCGCCCTGCCGGGCGCCGCCGCCGCTCGCACCGCCGCACCTGGGCCCGCGCCGGCCGCACCCGCCGCGACGCCGCCTGCCGCACCCGCCACCGCCGCGCCGCGCCTCCGCGCCGAGGGCGTCACGCTCGCGTACGACCGCCGCGTGATCTCCGAGGCGCTCGACGTCGACGTGCCCGACGGGTCGTTCACGGTCATCGTCGGCCCGAACGCGTGCGGCAAGTCGACCCTGCTGCGTGCGCTCTCGCGCCTGCTCGCGCCGACGGCCGGCAGCGTGCTCCTCGACGACCGGCCGCTCGCGTCGTACCGGGCGAAGGAGGCGGCGCGGATCATCGGCCTCCTCCCGCAGAGCGCGATCGCGCCCGACGGCATCACGGTCGCCGACCTGGTGGCGCGCGGCCGCTTCCCGCACCAGAACCTCATCCGCCAGTGGACGGCGAGCGACGAGGACGCCGTGCAGCGGGCGATGGATGACACGGGCGTCGCCGACCTCGCGGACCGCCACGTCGACGAGCTCTCCGGCGGCCAGCGCCAGCGCGTGTGGGTCGCGATGGCGCTCGCGCAGCAGACGCCCGTGCTGCTGCTCGACGAGCCGACGACGTTCCTCGACATCGCGCACCAGATCGAGCTGCTCGACCTCCTCGCCGACCTGCACCGCGGCGGCAGCACCATCGTCGCGGTGCTGCACGACCTCAACCACGCCGCGCGCTACGCCGACCACCTCATCGTGATGGGCGACGGCCGCGTCGTCGCGTCCGGCGCCCCGCGCGAGATCGTCACCGCGGAGCTCGTCGAGGAGGTCTTCGGGCTGCCCTGCCTCGTGATCGACGACCCCGTCTCGCACACGCCGCTCATCGTGCCGCGCGGGGGCCGCTGGGCCTGA
- a CDS encoding transcriptional regulator — translation MADLDPVIHAQARLRIVASLATLDAGEALSFPRLQEILDMTAGNLSTHLRKLEDPGYVEVRKTHEGRQPVTYLALTTVGRRAFEDYRRALTEMLDA, via the coding sequence TTGGCTGACCTCGATCCGGTGATCCACGCCCAGGCCCGTCTGCGGATCGTCGCGTCGCTCGCGACGCTCGACGCGGGGGAGGCGCTGTCCTTCCCGCGGCTCCAGGAGATCCTCGACATGACGGCCGGCAACCTGTCGACGCACCTGCGGAAGCTCGAGGATCCCGGCTACGTGGAGGTGCGGAAGACGCACGAGGGGCGGCAGCCGGTGACCTACCTCGCGCTCACGACCGTCGGCCGCCGCGCGTTCGAGGACTACCGCCGGGCGCTCACGGAGATGCTCGACGCGTAG
- the rpmB gene encoding 50S ribosomal protein L28 encodes MAATCQVTGAVPGFGHNISHSNRRTKRRFDPNVQKKTYYVPSLRRNVKLTLSAKGIKVIDARGIESVVKDLLGRGVKI; translated from the coding sequence ATGGCAGCAACCTGCCAGGTGACCGGCGCCGTCCCCGGCTTCGGACACAACATCTCGCACTCGAACCGGCGCACCAAGCGCCGCTTCGACCCGAACGTGCAGAAGAAGACGTACTACGTCCCCTCGCTGCGTCGCAACGTCAAGCTCACGCTCTCCGCGAAGGGCATCAAGGTCATCGACGCCCGCGGCATCGAGTCCGTCGTCAAGGACCTCCTCGGTCGTGGGGTGAAGATCTAA
- a CDS encoding DUF998 domain-containing protein, whose amino-acid sequence MAAGLAWVAAAVVYVGTEAVAASAFPGYSYSANYISDLGIPEVAEYQGRAIDSPLAAVMNAGFILQGVLYLAAAVIATRALRAGPRRAFLVLAAVHAVGITVVGLIHGSASSAASGIGWMHVVGAGMAIIAGNAASIVAGLGSGRAGAARAYRVASVALGVVGLVALALLQTLGGSGIDGIWERGSVYTVTAWELMTGVAVLVAARRTRTH is encoded by the coding sequence GTGGCCGCAGGCCTGGCCTGGGTCGCCGCCGCCGTCGTCTACGTCGGCACCGAGGCCGTCGCCGCGTCCGCCTTCCCCGGTTACAGCTACTCCGCCAACTACATCAGCGACCTCGGCATCCCCGAGGTCGCCGAGTACCAGGGCCGCGCGATCGACTCGCCGCTCGCGGCGGTGATGAACGCGGGCTTCATCCTCCAGGGCGTCCTCTACCTCGCGGCCGCCGTGATCGCGACCCGCGCCCTCCGCGCCGGCCCCCGCCGCGCCTTCCTCGTCCTCGCCGCCGTGCACGCGGTCGGGATCACGGTGGTCGGCCTCATCCACGGCAGCGCGTCGAGCGCGGCCAGCGGCATCGGCTGGATGCACGTGGTCGGCGCCGGCATGGCGATCATCGCGGGCAACGCGGCGTCGATCGTGGCGGGCCTCGGCTCGGGTCGCGCTGGAGCCGCCCGCGCGTATCGCGTCGCGAGCGTCGCGCTGGGCGTCGTCGGCCTCGTCGCGCTCGCCCTGCTCCAGACCCTCGGCGGGTCGGGCATCGACGGGATCTGGGAGCGCGGATCCGTCTACACGGTCACCGCGTGGGAGCTGATGACCGGCGTCGCCGTCCTCGTCGCCGCGCGACGGACGCGCACGCACTGA
- a CDS encoding HU family DNA-binding protein — MADKSLNRTELVAAVAAESGQSQAAVNGVLDALFSTVATNVADGVKVTIPGWVAFEQTARAARTGRNPQTGEPLEIKASKGVKVSAGSKLKAAVK; from the coding sequence ATGGCTGACAAGTCACTCAACCGCACCGAGCTCGTTGCCGCCGTCGCCGCGGAGTCGGGCCAGAGCCAGGCCGCCGTCAACGGCGTGCTGGACGCGCTCTTCTCCACCGTCGCGACCAACGTCGCCGACGGCGTCAAGGTCACGATCCCGGGCTGGGTCGCGTTCGAGCAGACGGCTCGCGCCGCGCGCACGGGCCGCAACCCGCAGACGGGCGAGCCCCTCGAGATCAAGGCGTCCAAGGGCGTCAAGGTCTCCGCCGGCAGCAAGCTCAAGGCCGCCGTCAAGTAG
- the rpmG gene encoding 50S ribosomal protein L33 translates to MAKQQDVRPIIKLRSTAGTGYTYVTRKNRRNNPDRLVLKKYDPVVRKHVDFREER, encoded by the coding sequence ATGGCCAAGCAGCAGGACGTCCGTCCCATCATCAAGCTCCGTTCGACGGCCGGCACCGGGTACACCTACGTGACCCGCAAGAACCGCCGCAACAACCCCGACCGCCTCGTGCTGAAGAAGTACGACCCGGTCGTCCGCAAGCACGTCGACTTCCGCGAGGAGCGCTAA
- a CDS encoding FecCD family ABC transporter permease, with translation MSLRVLARASATDAPAGRARSGLSRSAGLLLALGVLVLACLASIAIGSRDIPLGAVVDALAGRPRDPAELVVITDLRVPRTLVGLAAGLALGVAGALIQAVTRNPLADPGILGVTAGSAFAVAIATGVLGVTAVSGYLWFAFGGALVAAVVVYVVGSAGRGGGDPVRLTLAGVALGAVLAGITSGLLLADPQGFNAMRAWESGSLQDRGWDALVPVAPFLAAGVLLAALIARSLDAVALGDDLARSLGANVVVVRTVAVVAVTLLAGGATAMAGPIAFVGLMIPHIARWIVGPDQRWILAYTIVLAPVLLLAADIVGRVVLRPAELPAGIVTAVLGAPVLILLVRRQRASGL, from the coding sequence ATGTCGCTCCGGGTCCTCGCGCGCGCCTCCGCCACCGACGCCCCCGCGGGCCGGGCGCGGAGCGGCCTCTCGCGCTCGGCGGGCCTCCTGCTGGCGCTCGGCGTGCTCGTGCTGGCGTGCCTCGCGAGCATCGCCATCGGGTCCCGCGACATCCCGCTCGGCGCCGTCGTCGACGCGCTCGCCGGACGGCCGCGCGACCCGGCCGAGCTCGTCGTGATCACCGACCTCCGCGTGCCGCGCACCCTCGTCGGCCTCGCCGCGGGCCTCGCGCTCGGGGTCGCGGGCGCGCTCATCCAGGCCGTCACGCGCAACCCGCTGGCGGATCCCGGCATCCTCGGCGTCACCGCCGGCTCGGCGTTCGCGGTGGCGATCGCGACGGGCGTGCTCGGTGTGACCGCCGTGAGCGGTTACCTCTGGTTCGCCTTCGGCGGGGCGCTCGTGGCGGCCGTCGTCGTGTACGTGGTGGGCTCCGCGGGGCGCGGCGGCGGCGATCCGGTGCGCCTGACGCTCGCCGGGGTCGCCCTCGGTGCGGTGCTCGCGGGCATCACCTCGGGCCTCCTGCTCGCGGATCCGCAGGGCTTCAACGCCATGCGCGCGTGGGAGTCGGGCTCGCTGCAGGACCGCGGCTGGGACGCCCTCGTGCCGGTCGCGCCGTTCCTCGCGGCGGGCGTGCTGCTCGCCGCGCTCATCGCCCGCAGTCTCGACGCCGTCGCGCTCGGCGACGACCTCGCGCGCTCCCTCGGGGCGAACGTGGTCGTGGTGCGGACGGTGGCCGTCGTGGCCGTGACGCTGCTCGCGGGCGGCGCGACCGCCATGGCCGGGCCGATCGCCTTCGTCGGGCTGATGATCCCGCACATCGCGCGCTGGATCGTGGGGCCCGACCAGCGCTGGATCCTCGCGTACACGATCGTGCTGGCGCCGGTGCTGCTGCTCGCCGCGGACATCGTCGGGCGCGTCGTGCTGCGGCCGGCGGAGCTGCCCGCCGGGATCGTGACGGCCGTGCTGGGCGCGCCCGTGCTGATCCTGCTCGTGCGCCGGCAGAGGGCGTCGGGGCTGTGA
- a CDS encoding cytochrome c oxidase assembly protein, which translates to MPRLLRVAGPAALLIVAFLSLLAALAIGGGAAPQLLEDAGPVVRYGLPAAKMMVNITAATAIGALLLAVFALSRKRPEYGRALDIAAAGAALWTVASAITAFFTFLSVSGTPFSLSPEFGSSLGLVLTQISVGQAWLATTLIAATVTVLCFAVRNHTAIAIVLVIAVGGLVPMAQQGHAGGTEGHDAAVNALGLHLVFAAVWLGGLLTMVLLRSKLDGDRLVPVLRRYSSVALVCFVVVAASGYVSAEIRVGSLDRLLTAYGLLVLVKVAALLALGLFGAAYRRVLIGRLEERGASARGPFWWLVTAELAFMGVASGVAAALARTAPPVSQVVATQLPDPTPAQILTGEPLPPELTPMRYLTEWNFDLLWILLCAFGVFFYLAGVHRLRKRGDAWPVHRSILWVAGMVGLFYITNGGVNVYQKYLFSSHMLAHMVLAMVIPLLLVPGAPVTLAMRAIRKRQDGSRGGREWILLAVHSRFAGFVGHPIVAAVLFAGSLLVFYYSPLFSWATTDHIGHQWMIVHFLIVGYLFTQNLIGVDPMPVRLAYPMRLLLLLATMAFHAFFGLSLMTGTGLLLADWFGAMGRPWGETALADQQAGGGIAWSIGEIPTVILAIVTAIMWSKSDTRDSVRYDRKADRDGDAELEAYNRNLEALQATERR; encoded by the coding sequence ATGCCCAGACTCCTCCGCGTCGCGGGGCCCGCCGCCCTCCTCATCGTCGCGTTCCTCTCCCTCCTGGCCGCGCTCGCCATCGGCGGAGGAGCCGCCCCGCAGCTGCTCGAGGACGCGGGTCCCGTGGTCCGCTACGGGCTGCCCGCCGCGAAGATGATGGTGAACATCACGGCCGCCACCGCCATCGGCGCGCTCCTGCTCGCCGTGTTCGCGCTGTCGCGGAAGCGCCCGGAGTACGGGCGCGCGCTGGACATCGCCGCCGCGGGAGCGGCCCTCTGGACGGTCGCCTCCGCGATCACCGCCTTCTTCACCTTCCTCAGCGTCTCCGGCACGCCGTTCTCCCTCAGCCCGGAGTTCGGGTCGAGCCTCGGGCTCGTGCTGACGCAGATCTCCGTGGGCCAGGCGTGGCTCGCGACCACGCTGATCGCCGCGACCGTCACGGTGCTGTGCTTCGCGGTGCGCAACCACACCGCCATCGCGATCGTGCTCGTGATCGCGGTCGGCGGCCTCGTGCCCATGGCGCAGCAGGGTCACGCGGGCGGCACCGAGGGCCACGACGCCGCAGTCAACGCGCTCGGCCTCCACCTCGTGTTCGCGGCCGTGTGGCTCGGCGGGCTCCTGACGATGGTGCTGCTGCGGTCGAAGCTCGACGGCGACCGGCTCGTGCCGGTGCTGCGGCGCTATTCCTCCGTGGCGCTCGTGTGCTTCGTGGTCGTCGCGGCGTCCGGGTACGTGAGCGCGGAGATCCGCGTGGGCTCGCTCGACCGGCTGCTGACGGCGTACGGGCTGCTGGTGCTGGTGAAGGTGGCGGCGCTCCTGGCGCTCGGCCTGTTCGGCGCCGCGTACCGGCGCGTGCTCATCGGCCGGCTCGAGGAGCGCGGCGCGTCCGCGCGCGGGCCGTTCTGGTGGCTCGTCACGGCCGAGCTCGCGTTCATGGGCGTCGCGTCCGGCGTGGCCGCGGCGCTCGCCCGAACCGCGCCGCCCGTGAGCCAGGTCGTCGCGACGCAGCTGCCGGATCCGACGCCCGCGCAGATCCTCACCGGCGAGCCCCTGCCGCCCGAGCTGACGCCGATGCGCTACCTCACCGAGTGGAACTTCGACCTGCTCTGGATCCTGCTGTGCGCCTTCGGCGTCTTCTTCTACCTGGCGGGCGTGCACCGCCTGCGGAAGCGCGGCGACGCGTGGCCCGTGCACCGCTCGATCCTCTGGGTCGCCGGCATGGTGGGCCTCTTCTACATCACCAACGGCGGCGTGAACGTCTACCAGAAGTACCTCTTCAGCTCGCACATGCTGGCGCACATGGTGCTCGCCATGGTCATCCCGCTGCTGCTCGTGCCGGGCGCCCCGGTCACGCTCGCGATGCGGGCCATCCGCAAGCGGCAGGACGGCAGCCGCGGCGGACGCGAGTGGATCCTCCTGGCCGTGCACTCGAGGTTCGCGGGCTTCGTGGGCCACCCGATCGTGGCCGCCGTGCTCTTCGCCGGATCGCTGCTCGTCTTCTACTACTCGCCGCTGTTCAGCTGGGCCACGACCGACCACATCGGGCACCAGTGGATGATCGTGCACTTCCTCATCGTCGGGTACCTGTTCACGCAGAACCTCATCGGCGTCGACCCGATGCCCGTGCGCCTCGCGTACCCGATGCGCCTGCTGCTCCTGCTCGCCACCATGGCGTTCCACGCGTTCTTCGGCCTGTCGCTCATGACGGGCACCGGCCTGCTGCTCGCGGACTGGTTCGGCGCGATGGGCCGGCCGTGGGGCGAGACCGCGCTGGCCGACCAGCAGGCGGGCGGCGGGATCGCGTGGAGCATCGGCGAGATCCCCACGGTGATCCTCGCGATCGTCACGGCGATCATGTGGAGCAAGAGCGACACCCGCGACTCCGTCCGGTACGACCGCAAGGCCGACCGCGACGGGGACGCGGAGCTCGAGGCGTACAACCGCAACCTCGAGGCGCTGCAGGCGACCGAGCGGCGCTGA
- a CDS encoding iron-siderophore ABC transporter substrate-binding protein, whose product MRFPTTGSALVALAVASLALTGCSSSSDPAASAPPASGSATGAFPATVDTKFGEVTVPSEPKRVVALGWGDAETALALGVQPVGASDWLGFGADADGVGPWAQGLYTEKPQIIETLEPSYEAIAALKPDLILDTKGSGDQARYDRLSQIAPTIGVPEGADSYLTDMEDQVDMVAEALGREDQGDALLEAVDQRFDEVAAAHPDWKGKTVTAATKTSEGWGAYVEGSERVAFLEKLGFVQSPTIAGIPANAGGFSVDVSSEQLDLLDADAIVAFPIFIDKAVITDDPLWQAIPAVAAGHSIVLDGDVSSAYSIGTTLSTGYALDRLVPLLETATS is encoded by the coding sequence ATGAGGTTCCCCACCACCGGCTCCGCCCTCGTCGCGCTCGCCGTCGCGTCGCTCGCCCTGACCGGATGCTCGAGCTCCTCCGACCCGGCGGCCTCCGCTCCCCCCGCGTCCGGATCCGCGACCGGCGCCTTCCCCGCCACCGTCGACACGAAGTTCGGCGAGGTCACCGTGCCGAGCGAGCCGAAGCGCGTCGTCGCCCTCGGCTGGGGCGACGCGGAGACCGCGCTCGCCCTCGGCGTGCAGCCCGTGGGCGCCTCCGACTGGCTCGGCTTCGGCGCGGACGCGGACGGCGTCGGCCCGTGGGCGCAGGGCCTCTACACGGAGAAGCCGCAGATCATCGAGACGCTCGAGCCCTCCTACGAGGCCATCGCGGCGCTCAAGCCCGACCTGATCCTCGACACCAAGGGCTCGGGCGACCAGGCCCGCTACGACCGCCTCTCGCAGATCGCGCCCACCATCGGCGTGCCCGAGGGCGCCGACAGCTACCTCACCGACATGGAGGACCAGGTGGACATGGTCGCCGAGGCCCTCGGCCGGGAGGACCAGGGCGACGCCCTCCTCGAGGCGGTCGACCAGCGCTTCGACGAGGTCGCCGCCGCGCACCCCGACTGGAAGGGCAAGACGGTCACCGCGGCGACCAAGACCAGCGAGGGCTGGGGCGCCTACGTCGAGGGCAGCGAGCGCGTCGCGTTCCTCGAGAAGCTCGGCTTCGTGCAGAGCCCCACCATCGCGGGGATCCCCGCCAACGCCGGCGGCTTCTCCGTCGACGTCTCCTCCGAGCAGCTCGACCTGCTCGACGCCGACGCGATCGTGGCGTTCCCGATCTTCATCGACAAGGCCGTCATCACCGACGACCCGCTGTGGCAGGCGATCCCCGCGGTCGCCGCCGGGCACTCCATCGTCCTCGACGGCGACGTGTCGTCGGCCTACTCGATCGGCACCACGCTCTCCACGGGCTACGCGCTCGACCGGCTCGTGCCGCTGCTGGAGACCGCCACGTCCTGA
- the rpsN gene encoding 30S ribosomal protein S14, with product MAKKSKIARNEQRKVIVERYAAKRLELKKALVDPNGTDESREAARAGIQRLPRDASPVRVRQRDGIDGRPRGNLSKFGISRVRFRDMAHRGELPGITKSSW from the coding sequence ATGGCCAAGAAGAGCAAGATCGCCCGCAACGAGCAGCGCAAGGTCATCGTCGAGCGGTACGCCGCGAAGCGCCTCGAGCTGAAGAAGGCCCTCGTGGACCCGAACGGCACCGACGAGAGCCGCGAGGCGGCCCGCGCCGGCATCCAGCGCCTCCCGCGCGACGCCTCGCCCGTCCGCGTCCGCCAGCGCGACGGCATCGACGGTCGCCCCCGCGGCAACCTGTCGAAGTTCGGCATCTCCCGCGTGCGGTTCCGTGACATGGCCCACCGCGGCGAGCTTCCGGGCATCACGAAGTCCAGCTGGTAG
- a CDS encoding ATP-dependent DNA helicase yields the protein MSTVPLSPEQAAVFQAIEGTRDHIFVTGRAGTGKSTLLTHLSWNTEKQIVICAPTGVAALNVGGQTIHSLFKLPIGVIADEEIEQTGELRKLLNTIDTLVIDEVSMVNADLVDAIDRSLRQARHKKDVPFGGVQVVLFGDPYQLAPVPGDGDERAYFADRYRSMWFFDAKVWEEAQLRIYELTEIHRQHEEAFKEMLNAVRHGRVTAEIAGVLNAAGARPAPTDGAITLATRNDTVNRINAEALKRLPGRSLTATADVTGDFGGRTYPADEKLDLKIGAQVMFLRNDVDQRWVNGSVGVVTRIDTNVYVELDGVVHEVEPVTWEKHKYSYSPTTKQLRRDVVADFTQFPLRLAWAVTIHKSQGKTYDRAIVDLGARVFSPGQTYVALSRITDIGGLYLTRPLRPGDIIVDENVRRFMSEATRIRVTPAVAPAPAP from the coding sequence GTGAGCACGGTCCCCCTCTCCCCGGAGCAGGCCGCCGTCTTCCAGGCCATCGAGGGCACGCGCGACCACATCTTCGTCACGGGTCGCGCCGGCACGGGCAAGTCGACCCTCCTCACGCACCTGTCGTGGAACACGGAGAAGCAGATCGTCATCTGCGCGCCCACCGGGGTGGCGGCGCTGAACGTGGGCGGGCAGACCATCCACTCGCTGTTCAAGCTGCCCATCGGCGTCATCGCCGACGAGGAGATCGAGCAGACGGGCGAGCTGCGGAAGCTCCTCAACACCATCGACACGCTCGTCATCGACGAGGTCTCCATGGTCAACGCCGACCTCGTCGACGCCATCGACCGCAGCCTCCGCCAGGCGCGCCACAAGAAGGACGTGCCGTTCGGCGGCGTGCAGGTCGTGCTGTTCGGGGATCCGTACCAGCTGGCCCCCGTGCCCGGCGACGGCGACGAGCGCGCCTACTTCGCCGACCGCTACCGCTCCATGTGGTTCTTCGACGCGAAGGTGTGGGAGGAGGCGCAGCTGCGGATCTACGAGCTCACCGAGATCCACCGGCAGCACGAGGAGGCGTTCAAGGAGATGCTCAACGCCGTGCGCCACGGACGCGTCACGGCCGAGATCGCCGGCGTGCTGAACGCGGCGGGCGCGCGGCCGGCTCCGACCGACGGCGCCATCACGCTCGCCACGCGCAACGACACCGTCAACCGGATCAACGCGGAGGCCCTCAAGCGCCTGCCCGGCCGCTCGCTCACCGCCACCGCCGACGTCACGGGCGACTTCGGCGGCCGCACCTACCCGGCCGACGAGAAGCTCGACCTCAAGATCGGCGCGCAGGTGATGTTCCTCCGCAACGACGTGGACCAGCGCTGGGTGAACGGATCCGTCGGGGTCGTCACGCGCATCGACACGAACGTGTACGTGGAGCTCGACGGCGTCGTGCACGAGGTCGAGCCGGTCACGTGGGAGAAGCACAAGTACTCGTACTCGCCCACCACGAAGCAGCTGCGGCGCGACGTGGTGGCCGACTTCACGCAGTTCCCGCTGCGGCTCGCGTGGGCGGTCACCATCCACAAGTCGCAGGGCAAGACCTACGACCGCGCCATCGTCGACCTGGGGGCGCGCGTGTTCAGCCCGGGGCAGACGTACGTGGCGCTCAGCCGGATCACCGACATCGGCGGCCTGTACCTCACGCGGCCGCTGCGGCCGGGCGACATCATCGTCGACGAGAACGTGCGGCGGTTCATGAGCGAGGCGACGCGGATCCGCGTGACGCCCGCCGTGGCCCCGGCGCCGGCGCCCTAG
- a CDS encoding VOC family protein translates to MSAIMTPYLSFRDQAADALRFYQGVFGGELTTTTFGEQGMSPDPAEADKVMHGRLDSGAGFVLMASDTPASMGVPSGSAITLSLSGDDAEVLGGWWDALTADGTIVLPLEVAPWGERFGMCTDRYGIDWMVSIATAAAGA, encoded by the coding sequence ATGTCCGCGATCATGACCCCGTACCTGTCCTTCCGCGACCAGGCGGCAGACGCGCTGCGCTTCTACCAGGGGGTCTTCGGCGGCGAGCTCACGACGACCACGTTCGGCGAGCAGGGCATGAGCCCGGATCCCGCGGAGGCCGACAAGGTCATGCACGGCCGGCTGGACTCCGGCGCGGGCTTCGTGCTGATGGCCTCGGACACCCCGGCGTCGATGGGCGTGCCGAGCGGATCCGCCATCACGCTCTCGCTCTCGGGCGACGACGCGGAGGTGCTCGGCGGCTGGTGGGACGCGCTGACGGCGGACGGCACCATCGTCCTGCCGCTCGAGGTGGCGCCGTGGGGCGAGCGGTTCGGCATGTGCACCGACCGGTACGGGATCGACTGGATGGTGTCGATCGCGACGGCGGCGGCCGGCGCCTGA
- a CDS encoding FecCD family ABC transporter permease, producing the protein MSAPARAGRRSAARRPSGRSAVRVAGSVRLPLIGTRLRLREALVGAALAVVIVGVALVALGTGDYPLTVPEVIRALVLPDGSFATTIVTEWRLPRVLAGIAFGAALGVAGAVFQSLTRNPLGSPDVIGFSTGSYTGALIVTTLAGATFLPTAVGALAGGLGTALVVYLLAYRGGVQGFRLIITGIAVTAVLHGVNTFLLLKAGTEVAMAASIWGAGSLALVGWDRALPAFVALLVLAPAILLLSGPLRQLELGDDAARAHGVRAEPTRLVLLVLGVALTAVVTAAAGPIAFVALAAPQIARRLTRSAGLPLVPAALTGGLLLLAADSVAQHALPGTVPVGIVTVVVGGVYLIALLIREAARRA; encoded by the coding sequence GTGAGCGCGCCCGCCCGCGCGGGGCGCCGGTCCGCCGCGCGCCGTCCCTCCGGCCGATCCGCCGTCCGGGTCGCCGGCAGCGTGCGCCTGCCCCTCATCGGCACGCGGCTCCGCCTGCGCGAGGCGCTCGTGGGCGCGGCGCTCGCCGTCGTCATCGTCGGCGTCGCGCTCGTGGCGCTCGGCACGGGCGACTACCCGCTGACGGTGCCCGAGGTGATCCGCGCCCTCGTGCTGCCCGACGGCTCGTTCGCGACCACCATCGTCACCGAGTGGCGCCTCCCGCGCGTGCTCGCCGGGATCGCGTTCGGCGCCGCGCTCGGGGTGGCCGGCGCCGTCTTCCAGTCGCTCACGCGCAACCCGCTCGGGTCGCCCGACGTCATCGGCTTCTCCACCGGCTCCTACACGGGCGCGCTGATCGTCACGACGCTCGCCGGCGCGACGTTCCTGCCCACGGCGGTCGGCGCGCTGGCGGGCGGGCTCGGCACGGCGCTCGTCGTGTACCTGCTCGCGTACCGCGGCGGGGTGCAGGGGTTCCGGCTGATCATCACGGGCATCGCGGTCACGGCCGTGCTCCACGGCGTCAACACGTTCCTGCTGCTGAAGGCGGGCACCGAGGTCGCGATGGCCGCGTCGATCTGGGGCGCCGGATCCCTCGCGCTCGTCGGCTGGGACCGCGCGCTCCCCGCGTTCGTCGCCCTCCTCGTGCTCGCGCCGGCGATCCTGCTGCTCTCCGGGCCGCTGCGGCAGCTCGAGCTCGGCGACGACGCGGCCCGCGCCCACGGCGTGCGGGCCGAGCCCACGCGGCTGGTGCTGCTGGTCCTCGGCGTCGCCCTCACGGCGGTCGTGACCGCGGCGGCCGGGCCGATCGCGTTCGTCGCGCTCGCCGCGCCGCAGATCGCCCGGCGCCTCACGCGCAGCGCCGGCCTGCCGCTCGTGCCGGCCGCGCTCACCGGCGGGCTGCTCCTGCTCGCCGCCGACTCCGTGGCCCAGCACGCGCTGCCCGGGACGGTGCCCGTCGGCATCGTCACGGTCGTGGTCGGCGGGGTCTACCTCATCGCGCTCCTGATCCGCGAGGCGGCCCGACGTGCTTGA
- a CDS encoding DUF4383 domain-containing protein codes for MSSSPNRLLGTVFGAVYVLVGLLGFLFPPNSGGFFSSDGGLLLGIFMVNPFHNVAHLLIGAALLIGGLSSVAAAKAVNSTIGFAYLALGVVGFFLVNTDFNVLALNTADHFLHLGSAVVLLIVGLGAEKGVRNRAARAA; via the coding sequence ATGAGCTCGTCCCCGAACCGCCTGCTCGGCACCGTCTTCGGCGCCGTCTACGTCCTCGTCGGCCTTCTCGGCTTCCTGTTCCCGCCGAACAGCGGGGGCTTCTTCTCGTCCGACGGCGGCCTGCTGCTCGGCATCTTCATGGTGAACCCGTTCCACAACGTGGCCCACCTCCTCATCGGCGCGGCCCTCCTCATCGGCGGCCTCTCCAGCGTCGCGGCGGCCAAGGCCGTGAACTCGACCATCGGCTTCGCGTACCTCGCGCTCGGCGTCGTCGGCTTCTTCCTCGTGAACACCGACTTCAACGTGCTCGCGCTCAACACCGCGGACCACTTCCTGCACCTCGGCAGCGCCGTCGTGCTGCTGATCGTGGGCCTCGGCGCCGAGAAGGGCGTCCGCAACCGCGCCGCCCGCGCCGCCTAG